In Entomomonas moraniae, one DNA window encodes the following:
- a CDS encoding CTP synthase — MTHYIFVTGGVVSSLGKGIASASLAAILEARGLKVTLLKLDPYINVDPGTMSPFQHGEVFVTDDGAETDLDLGHYERFVRTTMSQNNNFTTGRVYADVLRKERRGDYLGATIQVIPHITDEIKYRIIKGAGDADIAMVEIGGTVGDIESQPFLEAIRQLRVEVGAKRAMLMHLTLVPYIATAGETKTKPTQHSVKELRSIGLQPDILICRSDHSIDFSSRRKIALFTNVEERAVISLEDADTIYKIPSILHKQGLDDFVVERFGLECDPANLSEWDRVVDAKLNPEKEVTVAMVGKYMELLDAYKSIIEALSHAGIQNRTKINLRYIDSEDIEGKGTELLAGVDAILVPGGFGLRGVEGKIKTVQYARENKIPYLGICLGMQVAVIEFARHVVGMEKANSTEFDKITPYPVVGLITEWQDATGSTEKRSETSDLGGTMRLGGQNCKLAADSSIYNCYQSDMIRERHRHRYEVNNNLLSQLTNAGLKVTGRSEDGALVEVIEVPDHPWFVACQFHPEFTSTPRDGHPLFSGFIKAAIKQHELKG; from the coding sequence ATGACGCATTATATCTTCGTCACAGGCGGTGTTGTTTCTTCATTGGGTAAAGGCATAGCTTCTGCTTCTTTAGCCGCTATACTAGAGGCTCGCGGCCTTAAAGTTACTCTCCTTAAACTTGATCCTTATATTAATGTTGACCCCGGCACCATGAGCCCTTTTCAGCATGGCGAGGTGTTTGTCACAGATGACGGTGCTGAAACAGACCTTGACTTAGGGCATTATGAACGCTTTGTTCGTACCACAATGTCACAAAATAATAACTTTACCACAGGCCGTGTGTATGCGGATGTATTACGCAAAGAACGCCGTGGTGATTACTTAGGAGCAACCATTCAAGTCATCCCTCATATTACCGATGAAATTAAATACCGTATTATTAAAGGTGCTGGTGATGCTGATATCGCAATGGTAGAAATTGGAGGAACAGTGGGTGACATCGAGTCACAACCGTTCTTAGAAGCTATCCGTCAATTACGTGTAGAAGTTGGTGCTAAGCGTGCTATGTTAATGCATTTAACATTAGTTCCTTATATTGCGACAGCAGGCGAAACAAAAACAAAACCTACACAACACTCTGTAAAAGAGCTACGCTCAATCGGTTTGCAGCCAGATATTTTAATTTGTCGCTCAGATCACTCCATAGACTTCTCTTCACGTCGTAAAATTGCTTTATTTACTAACGTCGAAGAAAGAGCCGTTATTTCGCTTGAAGATGCCGATACTATTTATAAAATCCCCTCTATTCTTCACAAACAAGGGCTTGATGACTTCGTCGTGGAACGCTTTGGGCTAGAATGTGATCCTGCCAATCTTTCTGAATGGGATCGCGTCGTTGATGCGAAACTCAACCCAGAGAAAGAAGTAACAGTTGCCATGGTGGGTAAATACATGGAGCTGTTAGATGCTTATAAATCAATTATTGAAGCGCTCTCCCATGCGGGAATCCAAAACCGTACAAAGATCAATCTCCGCTATATTGACTCAGAAGATATTGAAGGAAAAGGTACGGAATTACTCGCGGGTGTAGATGCCATCTTAGTGCCAGGTGGATTTGGTTTACGAGGTGTAGAGGGCAAGATTAAGACAGTTCAATACGCTCGAGAAAATAAAATACCTTATCTGGGTATTTGCTTAGGTATGCAAGTGGCTGTTATTGAGTTTGCACGCCATGTTGTGGGAATGGAAAAAGCTAACTCAACTGAGTTTGACAAAATCACCCCATACCCTGTTGTCGGCTTAATCACTGAATGGCAAGATGCAACAGGCTCAACCGAGAAGCGCTCTGAAACATCAGACCTTGGCGGAACGATGCGCTTAGGTGGACAAAATTGTAAATTGGCGGCAGATTCCTCCATATACAATTGCTACCAAAGCGATATGATCAGAGAGCGTCATCGTCACCGTTACGAAGTGAACAACAATTTGTTGTCGCAACTCACGAATGCGGGTTTAAAAGTAACGGGGCGCTCAGAAGATGGTGCACTTGTAGAGGTTATTGAGGTTCCTGATCATCCTTGGTTTGTCGCTTGCCAATTCCATCCTGAGTTTACATCAACACCTCGTGATGGGCATCCACTATTCAGTGGTTTTATCAAAGCAGCAATTAAACAACATGAATTAAAGGGCTAA